A single region of the Neotabrizicola shimadae genome encodes:
- a CDS encoding carnitine 3-dehydrogenase — MAATRKAAIIGGGVIGGGWAARFLLNGWDVAVFDPDPEAERKINAVLSNARLALPALSDVPMPPEGKLSFASTMGEAVEGAEYVQESVSERIELKKKVYAQLQQANPGVLIGSSTSGFKASDLQDGAANPANIIVAHPFNPVYLLPLSEVSGSPRNPPEVVERTVQVMKDIGMFPLVIRAEIDAFIGNRFLEAVWREALWMLKDGIATTEEIDEAIRMGFGLRWGQMGLFETYRIAGGEAGMRHFMAQFGPALKWPWTKLMDVPEFNDELVELVANQSDAESGAYSIRELERIRDQNLVGFLRALKERNWGAGKVLRAHDEARAAVFHAATDTGPKSEPLVMAHMQVLPGWIDYNGHMTESRYYFANSETVDNFLRLIGAGMDYVAAGHSYYSAETHIRHLGEAKLGDRLVGTLQIISADEKRFRSFVRIMKGDEVVATVEQLCLHVDMAEGKAVPAAPEVWAKLKAIAETQAGLPLPEGAGRAVGQKK, encoded by the coding sequence ATGGCTGCGACGCGCAAGGCGGCGATCATTGGGGGCGGGGTGATTGGCGGCGGTTGGGCCGCGCGGTTCCTGCTGAACGGCTGGGACGTGGCGGTTTTCGACCCCGACCCGGAAGCCGAGCGCAAGATCAACGCGGTCCTGTCCAACGCGCGGTTGGCGCTGCCGGCCCTGTCGGATGTGCCGATGCCGCCCGAGGGGAAGCTGTCCTTTGCCTCGACCATGGGCGAGGCGGTGGAGGGCGCGGAATACGTCCAGGAAAGCGTCTCCGAGCGCATCGAGCTGAAGAAGAAGGTCTATGCCCAGTTGCAGCAGGCCAATCCGGGCGTGCTGATCGGCTCTTCGACCTCGGGCTTCAAGGCATCGGACCTGCAGGACGGCGCGGCGAACCCGGCCAACATCATCGTGGCCCACCCGTTCAACCCGGTGTACCTCTTGCCGCTGTCCGAAGTGTCGGGCTCGCCCCGCAACCCGCCGGAGGTGGTGGAGCGGACGGTGCAGGTGATGAAGGACATCGGCATGTTCCCCCTTGTGATCCGCGCCGAGATCGACGCCTTCATCGGCAACCGCTTTCTGGAGGCCGTGTGGCGCGAGGCGCTGTGGATGCTGAAGGACGGCATCGCCACGACGGAAGAGATCGACGAGGCGATCCGCATGGGCTTTGGCCTGCGGTGGGGCCAGATGGGCCTGTTCGAGACCTATCGGATTGCCGGCGGCGAGGCCGGGATGCGGCATTTCATGGCGCAGTTCGGCCCGGCACTGAAATGGCCCTGGACGAAGCTCATGGACGTGCCCGAGTTCAACGACGAGCTGGTGGAACTGGTGGCCAACCAGTCCGACGCGGAATCCGGCGCCTATTCGATCCGCGAGCTGGAGCGCATTCGCGACCAGAACCTTGTGGGCTTTTTGCGCGCGCTGAAAGAGCGGAACTGGGGCGCGGGCAAGGTGCTGCGGGCCCATGACGAGGCGCGGGCGGCGGTGTTCCATGCGGCGACCGACACGGGGCCGAAGTCGGAGCCGCTGGTGATGGCGCATATGCAGGTGCTGCCCGGCTGGATCGACTACAACGGCCACATGACGGAGAGCCGCTACTACTTTGCCAACTCCGAGACGGTGGACAACTTCCTGCGCCTGATCGGCGCGGGGATGGATTATGTGGCTGCCGGCCACAGCTATTACAGCGCCGAGACGCATATCCGCCACCTGGGCGAGGCCAAGCTGGGCGACCGGCTGGTGGGCACGCTGCAGATCATCAGCGCGGATGAGAAGCGGTTCCGGTCCTTCGTGCGGATCATGAAGGGCGACGAGGTCGTGGCCACGGTGGAGCAGCTTTGCCTGCATGTGGACATGGCGGAGGGCAAGGCGGTGCCGGCGGCGCCGGAAGTCTGGGCGAAGCTGAAGGCGATTGCCGAGACCCAGGCGGGCCTGCCCCTGCCCGAAGGCGCGGGCCGCGCCGTGGGCCAGAAGAAGTGA
- a CDS encoding SDR family oxidoreductase yields the protein MTRVLITAGASGIGLVMAEAFAGTGARVWVTDVDAAALAALPPGIRGTHADASSEPAMELLFAEIARDWGGLDVLCANAGIKGPTAAIEDMGLEAWHQCLAVNLDGAMLAAKHGARLMKPAGRGCMIFTSSTSGLYGTPFRAPYVAAKWGVIGLMKTVAMELGPHGIRANAICPGSVNGPRIDRVIEAEAAAKGMTPDAVRQGYASGTALKRLTDPEDVAGLALFLASDAARMISGQALAVDGMTYNVDP from the coding sequence GTGACGCGGGTCCTCATCACCGCGGGGGCGAGCGGCATCGGGTTGGTGATGGCGGAAGCCTTCGCCGGCACCGGCGCGCGGGTCTGGGTGACGGATGTCGACGCGGCGGCGCTGGCCGCGCTGCCGCCCGGCATCCGTGGCACCCATGCCGATGCCTCCAGCGAGCCGGCGATGGAATTGCTGTTCGCCGAGATTGCCCGGGACTGGGGCGGTCTGGACGTGCTCTGCGCCAATGCCGGCATCAAGGGCCCGACCGCGGCGATCGAGGACATGGGTCTGGAGGCCTGGCACCAGTGCCTGGCCGTCAACCTGGACGGCGCGATGCTGGCCGCCAAGCACGGCGCGCGGCTGATGAAGCCGGCAGGGCGGGGCTGCATGATCTTCACCTCGTCCACCTCGGGCCTTTACGGTACGCCCTTCCGCGCGCCCTACGTCGCGGCGAAATGGGGCGTCATCGGGTTGATGAAGACGGTGGCGATGGAGCTTGGACCCCATGGCATCCGCGCCAATGCGATCTGCCCCGGTTCCGTCAACGGCCCGCGCATCGACCGGGTGATCGAGGCCGAGGCCGCGGCCAAGGGCATGACTCCCGATGCCGTGCGGCAGGGCTATGCGAGCGGCACGGCGCTGAAGCGGCTCACCGATCCCGAGGATGTGGCCGGCCTTGCCCTTTTCCTTGCCTCTGACGCGGCGCGCATGATCTCGGGTCAGGCGCTGGCGGTGGATGGCATGACCTACAACGTTGACCCTTGA
- a CDS encoding acyl-CoA dehydrogenase family protein gives MEFGLTEEQKMIVETTRAFVENELFPHELEVERSGVLPVELIREIQKKAMEAGLYAANMPAEVGGAGLDTLSWLLYEKELGRANYALHWTCVARPSNILLAGNAEQREQYLMPCIRGETWDCLAMTEPGAGSDLRGMKASARQDGDDWILNGTKHFISHADLAGFAIVFVATGEEQTPRGPKKKITAFFVDKGTPGFTVREGYRNVSHRGYTNAVLEFDDCRVNKRQILGEVHKGFEVANSWLGATRLQVASTCLGRAERALDLSVRYAAEREQFGQKIGKFQGISFKLADMAMELKAAELLTREAAWKYDQGTVTEADMSMAKLKATEVLAHVADEAIQIHGGMGLMDELPLERIWRDARVERIWEGTSEIQRHIISRELLRAHGA, from the coding sequence ATGGAATTCGGACTGACCGAAGAACAGAAGATGATCGTCGAGACGACGCGCGCCTTCGTGGAGAACGAGCTCTTCCCGCATGAGCTGGAGGTCGAACGCAGCGGCGTGCTGCCGGTGGAGCTGATCCGCGAGATCCAGAAGAAGGCGATGGAGGCGGGTCTTTACGCCGCCAACATGCCGGCCGAGGTGGGCGGCGCGGGCCTGGATACGCTGTCCTGGCTTCTGTACGAAAAGGAGCTGGGGCGCGCCAACTATGCGCTGCACTGGACCTGCGTGGCGCGGCCGTCGAACATCCTGCTTGCCGGCAATGCCGAACAGCGCGAGCAGTACCTGATGCCCTGCATCCGGGGCGAGACCTGGGACTGCCTGGCCATGACCGAACCTGGCGCCGGCTCGGACCTGCGGGGCATGAAGGCCAGCGCCCGGCAGGACGGCGACGACTGGATTCTGAACGGGACGAAGCATTTCATCAGCCATGCCGACCTGGCGGGCTTTGCCATCGTCTTCGTGGCGACGGGCGAGGAGCAGACCCCGCGCGGACCCAAGAAGAAGATCACCGCCTTCTTCGTTGACAAGGGCACGCCCGGATTTACCGTGCGCGAGGGCTACCGCAATGTCAGCCACCGCGGCTATACCAATGCCGTGCTGGAATTCGACGACTGCCGCGTGAACAAACGCCAAATCCTGGGCGAGGTTCACAAGGGCTTCGAGGTTGCCAATTCCTGGCTGGGCGCGACGCGGCTGCAGGTCGCCTCGACCTGCCTCGGCCGCGCTGAACGCGCGCTGGACCTGTCGGTGCGCTATGCCGCCGAACGCGAGCAGTTCGGCCAGAAGATCGGCAAGTTCCAGGGCATCAGCTTCAAGCTGGCCGACATGGCGATGGAGCTGAAGGCGGCGGAACTGCTGACGCGCGAGGCCGCCTGGAAATACGACCAGGGCACCGTGACCGAGGCCGACATGTCCATGGCCAAGCTGAAGGCAACCGAGGTGCTGGCCCATGTCGCCGACGAGGCGATCCAGATCCATGGCGGCATGGGGCTGATGGACGAGCTGCCGCTGGAGCGCATTTGGCGCGATGCGCGGGTGGAGCGGATCTGGGAGGGCACGTCCGAGATCCAGCGCCACATCATCAGCCGCGAGCTTCTGCGGGCCCACGGCGCATGA
- a CDS encoding SelT/SelW/SelH family protein, which yields MSEARRPAVTITYCTRCNWLLRAGWMAQELLSSFGEELGSVTLVPGTGGIFTVTADGLGLWDRKVDGGFPDAAELKRRLRDAVWPERGLGHVDRARDPG from the coding sequence ATGAGCGAAGCCCGCCGCCCCGCCGTGACCATCACCTACTGCACGCGGTGCAACTGGCTGTTGCGCGCGGGCTGGATGGCGCAGGAGCTGCTGTCGAGCTTTGGCGAAGAGCTGGGGTCAGTGACGCTGGTGCCCGGAACGGGCGGCATCTTCACCGTGACGGCGGATGGCCTGGGGCTTTGGGACCGCAAGGTGGACGGCGGGTTTCCCGATGCGGCCGAACTGAAGCGGCGGCTGCGCGATGCCGTCTGGCCCGAGCGCGGATTGGGACATGTGGACCGGGCACGCGACCCCGGCTGA
- a CDS encoding acetate--CoA ligase family protein yields MSRDLSRLLRPRSIAVLGSGWAKNVVEQCRKMGFDGPVWPVHPTRDEIGGAPCFRSLADLPAPPDATFIGVNRHATLDVVRELAAMGAGGATCFASGWEEAGEAGLQAGLVASAGDMPILGPNCYGVINYLDGALLWPDQHGGRRVERGVALLSQSSNIVINLTMQARALPVAYVACLGNAAQVGLAELAGALLSDERVTALGMYVEGIDDAPAFAALAEAARAAGKGIVCVKSGKTELSRTAAASHTASLAGGGAASSAFLRACGVAEVNTLTELVETLKIFHVHGPQIGTRLCSLSCSGGEAGLVADLAAPYGIDFPPPSDAQRHRLGEILGPIVAIANPLDYHTFIWGDGPRTTDVFATMLAGYDAGIFIIDPPRPDRCDPSSFEPALQAIVAAGQATGKPAFPVSSLPENFDEALAEGMMAKGVVPLMGLETALGAIRAAQTPAGAPGWRPWTARAEAGEARLLPEGEAKAKLAAAGVAVPKGVSALTLAALEPLVGNIAAPFALKGMGFAHKTEAGAVRLGLSSLTGQAEMPGATGYLAEEMVTGAVGEVLLGLRRDPVYGMTLTLGMGGVTAELLADTVTLVAPVTEAEVEAALRRLRLWPLLDGYRGRRKADVGAIVQAAVRLQGLMAAEPAIREIEINPLMVREEGAVAVDAVIWEETP; encoded by the coding sequence ATGTCGCGTGATCTGTCCCGCCTCTTGCGGCCCCGGTCGATTGCGGTGCTTGGCTCGGGATGGGCGAAGAATGTTGTCGAGCAGTGCCGGAAGATGGGCTTCGATGGCCCGGTCTGGCCAGTGCATCCCACGCGGGACGAGATCGGGGGCGCGCCCTGCTTCCGATCGCTGGCCGACCTGCCGGCACCGCCGGATGCCACCTTCATCGGGGTGAACCGCCATGCCACGCTGGACGTGGTGCGCGAACTGGCGGCGATGGGGGCGGGCGGGGCGACCTGCTTTGCCAGCGGATGGGAAGAGGCGGGCGAAGCCGGTCTTCAGGCCGGACTGGTGGCCTCGGCCGGCGACATGCCGATCCTGGGGCCGAATTGCTATGGCGTCATCAACTACCTGGACGGGGCTTTGCTGTGGCCCGACCAGCATGGCGGCAGGCGGGTGGAGCGCGGGGTGGCGCTTCTGTCCCAGTCGTCGAACATCGTCATCAACCTGACCATGCAGGCCCGCGCCCTGCCGGTGGCCTATGTCGCCTGCCTGGGCAATGCTGCGCAGGTGGGGCTGGCCGAGCTGGCCGGGGCGCTTCTGTCGGACGAACGGGTGACGGCGCTTGGCATGTACGTCGAAGGCATCGACGACGCGCCGGCCTTCGCCGCGCTGGCCGAGGCGGCGCGGGCGGCTGGCAAGGGCATTGTCTGCGTGAAATCGGGCAAGACGGAACTGTCGCGCACCGCTGCGGCGTCGCACACCGCTTCGCTGGCGGGCGGGGGGGCGGCCTCCTCGGCCTTCCTGCGCGCCTGTGGCGTGGCCGAGGTGAACACGCTGACCGAACTGGTCGAGACGCTGAAGATTTTCCACGTCCACGGCCCGCAGATTGGCACGCGGCTCTGCTCGCTCTCCTGTTCGGGCGGGGAGGCGGGGCTGGTGGCGGATCTGGCCGCGCCCTATGGCATCGACTTCCCGCCGCCGTCAGACGCGCAGCGGCATCGCCTGGGCGAGATCCTGGGGCCGATCGTGGCGATTGCCAACCCGCTGGACTACCATACCTTCATCTGGGGCGACGGGCCGCGCACCACGGATGTCTTCGCCACCATGCTGGCGGGCTATGATGCCGGTATCTTCATCATCGACCCGCCACGGCCGGACCGCTGCGATCCGTCGAGCTTTGAACCTGCGCTGCAGGCCATCGTGGCAGCGGGGCAGGCGACGGGGAAGCCGGCCTTTCCGGTGAGCTCGCTGCCCGAGAACTTCGACGAAGCGCTTGCCGAGGGCATGATGGCGAAGGGTGTGGTGCCGCTGATGGGGCTGGAGACGGCGCTTGGCGCGATCCGGGCGGCACAGACCCCGGCCGGGGCGCCGGGCTGGCGGCCTTGGACGGCGCGGGCCGAGGCTGGCGAGGCGCGGCTTTTGCCCGAAGGTGAGGCCAAGGCGAAGCTGGCCGCGGCCGGGGTAGCCGTTCCGAAGGGCGTGTCGGCCCTGACGCTTGCGGCTTTGGAACCGCTGGTGGGCAACATTGCCGCGCCCTTTGCGCTGAAGGGCATGGGGTTCGCGCACAAGACCGAGGCCGGGGCAGTGCGTCTTGGCTTGAGTTCGCTGACGGGGCAGGCCGAGATGCCAGGGGCAACTGGGTACCTGGCCGAGGAGATGGTGACCGGGGCGGTGGGCGAGGTCCTGCTCGGCCTGCGGCGCGACCCGGTCTATGGCATGACCCTGACGCTTGGCATGGGCGGCGTGACCGCCGAGTTGCTGGCCGATACCGTGACTCTGGTGGCGCCGGTGACGGAGGCCGAGGTGGAGGCGGCCCTGCGTCGGCTGCGGCTTTGGCCGTTGCTGGATGGCTATCGTGGGCGGCGGAAGGCCGACGTGGGGGCCATCGTGCAGGCGGCGGTGCGGCTGCAGGGGCTGATGGCGGCGGAGCCGGCCATACGGGAAATCGAGATCAATCCGCTGATGGTGCGCGAAGAGGGTGCCGTGGCGGTGGATGCTGTCATCTGGGAGGAGACCCCATGA